A region of Saccharococcus thermophilus DNA encodes the following proteins:
- the rpsD gene encoding 30S ribosomal protein S4, which produces MARYTGPTWKISRRLGISLSGTGKELQKRPYPPGQHGPGQRRKLSEYGLQLQEKQKLRHMYGVNERQFRKTFEEAGKMPGKHGENFMILLESRLDNLVYRLGFARTRRQARQLVTHGHILVDGNRVDIPSYRVKPGQTIAVREKSRNLQVIKEALEVNNFVPDYLTLDADKMEGTYTRLPERSELPAEINEALIVEFYSR; this is translated from the coding sequence ATGGCTCGTTATACAGGTCCAACGTGGAAAATTTCCCGCCGCCTTGGAATCTCGTTAAGCGGCACAGGTAAAGAGTTGCAAAAACGTCCTTATCCACCAGGTCAACATGGCCCAGGTCAACGCAGAAAACTTTCCGAATATGGCCTTCAATTGCAAGAAAAACAAAAACTTCGTCATATGTATGGCGTAAACGAACGCCAATTCCGTAAAACGTTTGAAGAAGCTGGCAAAATGCCTGGTAAACACGGGGAAAACTTTATGATTTTGTTAGAGTCCCGCTTAGATAACCTCGTTTACCGTTTAGGCTTTGCGCGCACTCGTCGTCAAGCTCGCCAGCTTGTCACGCACGGCCACATTTTAGTCGATGGAAATCGTGTGGACATCCCGTCCTATCGCGTTAAACCTGGCCAAACGATTGCGGTTCGCGAAAAATCACGCAACCTTCAAGTCATTAAAGAAGCGTTAGAAGTAAACAACTTTGTTCCTGATTATTTAACATTAGATGCGGACAAAATGGAAGGCACGTATACTCGTTTACCTGAGCGCTCCGAATTACCGGCGGAAATTAACGAAGCATTGATCGTTGAGTTCTACTCTCGTTAA
- a CDS encoding sensor domain-containing diguanylate cyclase: MKLEEERVYEAFKQKFFHWFLSYEDYDNFSGVMKELLLLLKRELKMEQVSFFMFDPLSKTFYPEAMTGLETSRSPFDPSDLSVDIAAIADNEQRAIQIGRDGEYTTARIFLHPSEETIGMLQFVYPRHLPISEQLLKKIKQDFSVLFQKFRLISQGLSDEKRYEQLHRFAAKIHSSMQIDDVLEEIVNTLKQVYPSFTYHLLLSHDNQHCDYLPIKTLVFDESAENTAALRAFLTGRIQLEDSISLRRSILYAPIKGGQGVYGVIQITAPYIMEFPKKEINFISLLANTAGSALENAKLYEQSRRLVADLQLINETMHRLNANLRLQDAIEFMVNQIKQSFCADEVGFFMFEGKKRKLLPGSTPFFQSRQAKKYVKFVEKKMKTESDIIFVGDVHIQWYPAAPIYRSLMAAPMVQNGEIKGFSIVLHHQPYHFTFDMFKLLQSLIQHSTLAFANAILREELEKLVVTDYLTKLYTRRYLDEQLKTHISHPNKVKTKDFLFSFSE; the protein is encoded by the coding sequence ATGAAACTAGAAGAAGAAAGAGTATATGAGGCCTTTAAGCAAAAATTTTTTCATTGGTTTTTATCGTATGAGGATTATGATAATTTTTCCGGTGTGATGAAAGAGTTGCTGTTGCTGCTGAAACGGGAACTTAAGATGGAACAAGTCTCTTTTTTTATGTTTGATCCTTTAAGCAAAACATTTTATCCGGAAGCAATGACAGGGCTGGAAACAAGCCGCTCTCCTTTCGATCCCTCTGATTTGTCGGTTGATATAGCGGCGATCGCAGATAATGAACAACGAGCGATTCAAATTGGTAGGGATGGAGAATATACCACCGCGCGCATTTTTCTTCACCCTTCGGAAGAAACAATCGGAATGTTGCAATTTGTGTATCCTCGCCACTTGCCTATAAGTGAACAACTGTTAAAGAAAATCAAGCAAGATTTTTCTGTACTGTTCCAAAAATTTCGCCTGATCTCCCAAGGGCTTAGTGATGAAAAACGTTATGAACAGTTGCATCGGTTTGCGGCAAAAATTCATTCTTCGATGCAAATTGATGACGTATTAGAAGAAATTGTTAATACGCTCAAACAAGTATATCCGTCATTTACATACCACTTGCTTTTATCACACGATAATCAGCACTGTGACTATTTGCCGATCAAAACGCTTGTATTTGATGAAAGTGCAGAAAATACGGCGGCATTGCGGGCATTTTTAACAGGGAGAATTCAGCTTGAGGACTCCATTTCGCTGCGTCGCTCCATTTTATATGCACCAATTAAAGGGGGGCAAGGTGTTTACGGTGTGATCCAAATTACAGCCCCCTACATTATGGAATTTCCAAAAAAGGAAATTAATTTTATTTCGCTGTTAGCGAATACAGCTGGAAGCGCTCTTGAAAATGCAAAGCTGTATGAACAGTCGCGCCGTCTTGTGGCTGATTTGCAGCTGATTAATGAGACGATGCACCGGCTTAACGCTAATTTGCGCCTTCAAGATGCGATTGAATTTATGGTAAACCAAATTAAACAATCTTTTTGTGCCGATGAAGTCGGTTTTTTCATGTTTGAGGGAAAAAAGCGGAAATTGCTTCCTGGAAGCACACCATTTTTCCAATCCCGGCAAGCGAAAAAGTATGTGAAGTTTGTTGAAAAGAAAATGAAAACAGAAAGCGACATTATTTTTGTTGGGGATGTGCATATTCAATGGTATCCCGCCGCTCCCATCTATCGCTCTTTAATGGCTGCGCCTATGGTGCAAAATGGGGAGATTAAAGGGTTTTCTATTGTGTTGCATCATCAACCGTACCATTTCACCTTTGACATGTTTAAATTACTGCAATCCCTTATTCAACATTCTACGCTTGCATTTGCGAACGCGATATTGAGAGAAGAGCTGGAAAAGCTGGTGGTCACTGATTATTTGACGAAGTTATATACACGGCGGTATTTAGATGAACAGCTTAAAACTCACATTTCGCACCCTAACAAGGTCAAAACAAAGGATTTTTTATTTAGTTTTTCAGAATAA
- the tyrS gene encoding tyrosine--tRNA ligase, with protein MDLLHELEWRGLINQVTDMEGLRQLLNEEKVTLYCGFDPTADSLHIGSLLPILTLRRFQLAGHRPIALVGGATGLIGDPSGKKSERTLNPKETVQQWSNRIKEQLSRFLDFDAKDNPAKIANNYDWIGSLDVITFLRDVGKNFGLNYMLAKESVQSRIETGISFTEFSYMILQAFDFLQLYQTENCRLQIGGSDQWGNITAGLELIRKTEGEAKAFGLTIPLVTKADGTKFGKTESGTIWLDKEKTSPYEFYQFWINTDDRDVIKYLKYFTFLSKDEIEELERKLQEAPEQRAAQKALAEEMTKLVHGEDALKQAIRISEALFSGSVSELTAEEIEQGFKDVPSFEYEGEEVPLVELLVMAKIVPSKRQAREDISNGAIYVNGDRVQDINAVITKENRIEGRFTIIRRGKKKYYLIRYN; from the coding sequence GTGGATTTACTGCATGAGCTTGAGTGGCGCGGACTCATTAACCAAGTTACCGATATGGAAGGGCTGCGCCAGCTGTTAAATGAGGAAAAGGTAACATTATATTGTGGATTTGATCCAACTGCTGACAGTTTGCATATCGGGAGTTTATTACCGATTTTGACGCTGCGCCGCTTTCAGCTGGCGGGGCATCGGCCAATTGCGCTTGTTGGCGGTGCAACGGGGCTAATTGGAGACCCAAGCGGAAAAAAAAGCGAACGCACTTTAAACCCAAAAGAAACGGTGCAACAGTGGAGCAATCGGATTAAAGAACAATTGTCAAGATTTTTAGATTTTGACGCGAAAGACAATCCTGCCAAAATCGCCAACAACTATGACTGGATTGGCTCGCTTGACGTTATTACTTTTTTGCGCGATGTTGGAAAGAACTTTGGGCTAAACTACATGCTGGCGAAAGAGTCGGTACAATCGCGCATCGAAACAGGCATTTCGTTTACCGAATTTAGCTATATGATTTTACAAGCTTTTGATTTTCTCCAATTATACCAAACAGAAAATTGCCGTTTGCAAATTGGCGGCAGCGACCAATGGGGAAATATTACGGCGGGATTGGAATTGATTCGCAAAACAGAAGGAGAGGCAAAAGCGTTCGGATTGACGATTCCGCTCGTGACGAAAGCAGATGGAACGAAATTCGGAAAAACGGAGAGCGGAACAATTTGGCTCGATAAAGAAAAAACATCCCCATATGAGTTTTATCAATTTTGGATTAACACCGATGACCGAGATGTTATTAAATACTTAAAATACTTTACGTTCTTATCCAAAGACGAAATCGAGGAACTTGAGCGGAAACTGCAGGAGGCTCCGGAGCAGCGGGCGGCGCAAAAAGCGCTGGCGGAAGAAATGACCAAACTGGTCCATGGCGAAGACGCGCTCAAACAAGCAATTCGTATTTCCGAGGCGCTCTTTAGTGGCTCTGTGTCTGAATTGACCGCGGAGGAAATTGAACAAGGGTTTAAAGATGTGCCTTCATTTGAATATGAAGGGGAAGAAGTTCCGTTAGTAGAGCTGCTTGTCATGGCGAAAATTGTGCCATCAAAACGGCAAGCGCGGGAAGACATTTCCAATGGTGCAATTTATGTCAATGGCGACCGCGTGCAAGACATCAATGCCGTCATCACCAAAGAAAACCGCATCGAAGGGCGCTTTACGATCATTCGCCGCGGAAAGAAAAAGTATTATTTAATCCGCTACAATTAA